A window of the Henckelia pumila isolate YLH828 chromosome 3, ASM3356847v2, whole genome shotgun sequence genome harbors these coding sequences:
- the LOC140889951 gene encoding BEL1-like homeodomain protein 9 gives MAEGFEPYHVPQQSRRDKLRVNPQGCVDSSSHLLTCAPLVVPLYDPSLISPDLISLHHRQGFDLQTKQEGMNLMGYVGGGMSSMISGGAASSSSPSTNGHMLSDPQMSVQLNPSTIQEINGGPFVYSSHINYRPVLDQSFHGNEVVVYAREPNSNCAAASGQSLSLSLSSNHNNNNLPLELNLQRYDSTMFGNSKVSGGGYFVAGNGGSSSTQLSRSSVPLGPFTGYASVLKGSRFLKPAHQLLEELCDVGRGIFADKIAVDSSLLEPPLESLSGNGVDDDSSLNCSDGSEQTRKKSRLLSMLDEVYKRYKQYYQQMQAVFASFESVAGLSSAAPFASLAIKAMAKHFKSLKNAIMDQLHFANKSHGRMNYDREETQRFENLGRGTYGQRPPFHSSGFVDQPVWRPQRGLPERAVTVLRAWLFEHFLHPYPTDTDKLMLAKQTGLSRNQVSNWFINARVRLWKPMVEEIHMLETRQGEKGSQRNDHLPTSCSIECENTSSPMQRSGDFSLKRTRNDLTEAPTGVEGPMNLPFNKLSHNPHLGVGMSNAGASGGVSLTLGLHQNGMGLSDSYPITAARRFGLDAHGEEYVVGGFAAHNRQIGGQLLHGFQESDH, from the exons ATGGCTGAAGGATTTGAGCCTTATCATGTCCCACAGCAAAGCAGAAGAGATAAGCTGAGAGTGAACCCACAAGGGTGCGTAGATAGTAGTAGCCATCTCTTAACGTGCGCGCCTCTGGTCGTCCCTCTCTACGATCCATCTCTCATCTCGCCGGATTTGATAAGCTTGCACCACCGTCAAGGCTTCGATCTCCAGACCAAACAAGAGGGCATGAATTTGATGGGTTATGTTGGGGGTGGGATGAGTAGTATGATCAGTGGGGGGGCTGCTTCGTCTTCTTCACCTTCCACGAACGGCCACATGCTCTCGGATCCGCAGATGTCTGTGCAGTTAAACCCTAGCACTATTCAAGAAATCAATGGTGGCCCTTTTGTCTACTCCTCACACATCAATTATAGGCCGGTTCTTGATCAGTCTTTTCATGGAAATGAAGTGGTGGTGTATGCCCGTGAGCCCAATAGTAACTGCGCAGCAGCAAGTGGTCAAAGCTTGTCTTTGTCGTTATCTTCCaaccataataataataatctccCACTGGAGCTGAATCTGCAGAGATATGACTCTACAATGTTTGGTAACAGCAAGGTGAGTGGAGGAGGTTATTTCGTTGCTGGAAATGGCGGTTCTTCTTCCACGCAGCTGTCCAGAAGTTCGGTGCCTTTAGGGCCCTTCACTGGTTATGCTTCCGTCTTGAAAGGATCCAGATTCTTGAAGCCTGCGCATCAGTTGCTGGAGGAGCTTTGTGATGTGGGTAGAGGGATTTTCGCCGATAAAATCGCGGTTGATTCATCTTTGTTGGAACCTCCATTGGAAAGCTTGAGTGGGAATGGAGTTGATGATGATTCTTCACTCAATTGCAGTGATGGTAGTGAACAAACTAGGAAGAAATCAAGATTACTTTCTATGCTCGATGAG GTTTATAAAAGGTACAAGCAATATTACCAGCAAATGCAGGCGGTTTTCGCGTCATTTGAATCTGTTGCCGGCTTAAGCAGTGCTGCTCCGTTTGCAAGTTTGGCTATAAAGGCTATGGCCAAACATTTCAAAAGTTTGAAGAATGCCATAATGGATCAGTTGCATTTTGCTAATAAATCACACGGCAGAATGAATTATGATAGGGAGGAAACTCAAAGATTTGAGAATTTGGGAAGAGGGACTTATGGCCAAAGGCCGCCATTTCACAGTTCCGGATTTGTGGATCAGCCAGTTTGGCGTCCGCAACGTGGGCTTCCTGAGCGAGCTGTCACTGTCCTTAGGGCATGGTTGTTCGAGCACTTTCTGCACCC TTATCCAACTGACACGGACAAATTAATGTTGGCAAAACAGACCGGTCTCTCGAGGAATCAG GTCTCGAACTGGTTTATCAATGCAAGAGTAAGGCTTTGGAAGCCGATGGTGGAGGAGATACACATGCTGGAAACTCGTCAGGGCGAAAAGGGTTCACAACGCAATGATCATTTGCCAACAAGTTGTTCGATCGAGTGTGAGAACACCTCCTCCCCCATGCAAAGAAGTGGGGATTTCTCATTGAAACGCACTCGAAATGACTTGACTGAAGCTCCTACCGGAGTCGAGGGGCCAATGAATTTGCCATTCAACAAGCTGTCGCATAATCCTCACTTGGGCGTCGGCATGAGCAATGCTGGTGCTAGTGGCGGTGTTTCTCTTACTCTCGGTCTTCATCAGAATGGTATGGGATTATCGGACTCATACCCGATAACTGCGGCTCGACGTTTTGGCCTAGATGCTCATGGTGAGGAATATGTAGTTGGTGGATTCGCGGCACATAATCGACAAATTGGGGGGCAGCTTCTGCATGGTTTTCAAGAATCAGATCATTGA